Proteins encoded by one window of Salmonirosea aquatica:
- a CDS encoding FecR family protein, translating to MEYPINKPMVFRYLANRATPLERQAVEEWLRKGGDTETFHQWLLEWETKSPQYVPDSETAYQSLLERIDSQETMASNLQKTVPLRRRFSFLNWPIAASVALLLCAAGWLLRKPLLYKTYATEYGQTSSFILNDGSHVTLNANSSLDVPRFGFETGVRTVHLRGEAEFSVRHTPTHQRFVVSTSDQFQIEVLGTEFTVFARPRGTKVALSKGKIRLDYRHGTTKKHVLMKPGELATLNTAGSLRVKHSPDSDALSAWKEHRFVFNNTSVAEICALFEENFGLIVRASDPEIAARTISGNFKAQSAEDLLEVLVEVLNLEIRKDNKTLLLLNPNQNPKS from the coding sequence ATGGAATATCCAATCAATAAACCGATGGTCTTTAGGTACCTCGCCAATCGGGCTACCCCCCTCGAAAGGCAGGCCGTGGAAGAGTGGCTTAGAAAAGGCGGCGACACCGAAACCTTCCACCAGTGGCTGCTGGAATGGGAAACCAAGTCGCCCCAGTACGTACCTGACTCAGAAACCGCCTATCAGTCGCTGCTGGAACGCATCGATTCGCAGGAAACCATGGCTTCGAATCTCCAAAAAACAGTGCCCCTGCGCCGGCGCTTTTCGTTCCTGAACTGGCCAATAGCGGCCTCCGTGGCGTTGCTGCTTTGTGCGGCTGGCTGGCTGTTGCGCAAACCCCTGCTTTACAAAACCTACGCAACCGAATACGGACAAACCAGTTCTTTTATTCTGAACGATGGCAGTCACGTAACGCTCAACGCCAATTCCTCGCTGGACGTACCCCGTTTCGGCTTCGAAACGGGAGTCCGCACTGTGCACCTGCGGGGCGAAGCCGAATTCTCGGTGCGGCATACCCCTACCCACCAGCGGTTTGTGGTCAGTACGTCCGACCAGTTTCAGATCGAAGTGCTGGGTACCGAGTTTACGGTATTTGCCCGGCCACGAGGTACCAAAGTGGCGCTGAGCAAAGGAAAAATCCGGCTGGACTACCGGCATGGTACTACGAAAAAGCATGTGTTGATGAAACCCGGCGAGCTTGCCACTTTGAACACGGCAGGTAGCCTGCGGGTGAAGCACTCCCCGGATTCCGACGCACTTTCGGCCTGGAAAGAACATCGTTTTGTTTTTAACAATACTTCCGTGGCTGAAATATGCGCCTTATTTGAAGAAAATTTCGGTCTCATCGTTCGCGCCAGCGATCCGGAAATTGCCGCCCGTACCATCTCGGGCAACTTCAAAGCCCAGTCCGCCGAAGATCTGCTTGAGGTACTCGTGGAAGTGCTGAACCTGGAAATCAGGAAAGACAACAAGACCTTACTACTCCTAAACCCTAATCAAAATCCTAAATCCTGA
- a CDS encoding RNA polymerase sigma-70 factor translates to MQEPSHESTKSEKASFPPQPKVQGRHLDAELFLKATFEQDARKGLELLFRKYHAPLCSHAVRFVYSRQIAEDLVSEVFFQFYKTEAYRHITTSYTSYLFRSVRNEAFTYLRREFGRTSPLDSTYDNQHDPQALSPDAEVQYNHLLLKVNEAIAQLPTQCQRVFLLSRFENKKYHEIADELRISPKTVEVHISKALRCLRVALQGEWMLVLILLLIR, encoded by the coding sequence ATGCAAGAGCCTTCCCACGAATCTACCAAGTCCGAAAAAGCTTCGTTTCCTCCTCAACCAAAGGTTCAGGGCCGGCACCTCGACGCCGAGCTCTTTCTGAAAGCGACCTTTGAACAAGACGCCCGCAAGGGTCTGGAGCTACTGTTCCGGAAATACCACGCCCCCTTGTGCAGTCATGCGGTCCGTTTTGTGTATTCGCGGCAGATTGCCGAGGACCTGGTGAGTGAAGTATTCTTTCAATTTTATAAAACCGAAGCTTACCGGCATATTACCACGTCCTACACCAGCTACCTGTTCCGGTCGGTACGCAATGAGGCCTTTACGTACCTGCGTCGCGAATTTGGCCGTACCAGTCCGCTGGACTCTACCTATGACAATCAGCACGACCCGCAGGCCCTCAGCCCCGATGCCGAGGTACAGTACAATCATCTTTTGCTGAAAGTCAACGAGGCCATTGCGCAGCTACCCACCCAATGCCAGCGGGTTTTTCTGTTGAGCCGCTTCGAGAACAAGAAATACCACGAAATCGCCGACGAACTCCGCATTTCTCCCAAGACCGTCGAAGTGCATATCTCCAAGGCGCTCCGCTGTCTGCGGGTTGCGCTACAGGGCGAGTGGATGTTGGTATTGATCCTCTTGCTCATCCGCTGA